The DNA region ATACTTCTCAGCAAATAATAAAACTTTTGGAGCAGTTCAAAAGTTTTTTTTTAATTTTATATATATGAATAACGAGTTTGCCAACGAAAGTCCGAAAAAGGATTTGGGTTTCATTTTGTCGCTTTTTGCCCTTCTTTTCTTTACGATGATGGGAATCGGGATTGATGCCGATGAATACTCGCAACATACCGAGGTCAATATTCCGGAGTGGTATTTCTACCTGATCTTTACCATCGATTTCCTGATGGTTTTGGGATTGGTGCTGATTTTTTTCTACAGAAAAATTGGTGTATTTCTGTTTCCTGCGGCATTGGTAGGACATTTTATCAGTCATAGTTATTTCCTTTCCACCTTCCTCTATACCGATGTAACCAATATGTTTCTGTTTATCGGCGTAGGTTTGCTCGCCATAATTCCGAAATGGCAGTTTTTTAAATAAATCAGTTCGTTATGTTTTCCAAAGCTTGTGAATACGCCTTAAAGGCGACCATCTATATCGCCCAGCAAAGCCACCGCAATCATCGGGTGAATGTGAAGGAGGTTTCTGACGCGGTAAATGCGCCGGTCGCGTTCACTGCAAAAATTCTGCAGCAGCTTTGCCGGGATAGTATTCTAGAATCCAACCGGGGAAAGCAGGGCGGCTTTATCTTTGAAGAAAAAAAACAGAAAAAAATCAAAATTTTCGATGTCATCCGTTTGATTGACGGCGACGGAATCTTTACCGACTGCGGTTTGGGGCTCCACAAATGTTCGTCGGAAAACCCGTGTCCCGTT from Chryseobacterium suipulveris includes:
- a CDS encoding RrF2 family transcriptional regulator, whose product is MFSKACEYALKATIYIAQQSHRNHRVNVKEVSDAVNAPVAFTAKILQQLCRDSILESNRGKQGGFIFEEKKQKKIKIFDVIRLIDGDGIFTDCGLGLHKCSSENPCPVHNDFSVIRNGLLEMTQKYSFYDLAVKTENGLAWLK